From the genome of Thiovibrio frasassiensis:
AGTCGACTGGATTCCCACTCCAAATCCATGCTCTCGGCAGCGAGATTTACCGCCACCCTCCGAATCCCCTCGGTGCCAGACAGCACCTTTTCGATGCGGGAAGAACAGGAAGCGCAGTGCATGCCCCGGATAGAGAACCGCTGTTTTTCGATCGACGAAGCCATGGGAATCCCCTTGATTATCCAGCTATTTCGCAGTAATTTAGATGAGACAATAAAATTGCATCCGCAACCAAGTTAACAGTTCATATACATTATTTCCACTCTCAACCCCAACCATGCACCAAGGAGTTATCCCATGCCTACCATCCAGATCAAAGGAATGCGCTGCGGCCACTGTGCGGCCTCGGTTACCACGGCACTGAACGCCATCGACGGCATCAGCGAGGTGAATATCTCCCTCGAAAAAAACGAAGCCTCCTTCACCCAAAGCAAAGATGTGCCCTTGACCACCATCAAATCCGCCATCGCCGCCATCGGCTTCGAGGTGGTGGACTAAAACAGATCGCGCCGCGCCAAGGGAGCGGCGCAACGCAATAAACTATAAAACCATCACCACCGTCGAGTGTGCCTTAAAAGCCAAATACTGAGCCTCACGGTCCTCGGCGCTGATAACGACAAGTTCCACGTCCAGACAGAGGTATCTGCCGCCACTGCTGGAATGAGAGACGGTTACCAGGCATTCCCGCGCCTGGACAACCTCGGCGATGGCTCCCCGCAACTCATCCTCTTCCCTGCCGATGACCTTATACACCCATGGGCAGGGATACTCCAGCTCGACCTTCCGTTTGCAATCATTCAACAACACGATCAGCCTCCGTATTTTCTTCACACACAGATCAGAGGAAACACTTCCGGAACCCCATCATAGCAGAGACTAAGCCCCTTAGCCAACACACACCACGCCCTTCCCCCTGTTGGCCTCAAAAAAAAATTGAATTTGTTGCCCATATTCTGCCATAGTGTTTTCAGCTTGTTAATTTTTCGTTCTTTTTACCGAACCAGACAGGTATAGCCATGGCACATTCCCGCATCCATTCCGTGTTACTGATCCTTGCCCTGCACCTCAGCCTTGCTCTGCCCGTTGCTGCGGACGAACCAGCAAGCTCCTTTCCCTTGGGCAAACAATATTTCGAGCAGGGAAAGTTCGCCGAGGCATACACCGAGCTATACAAGGCATTTCTCCAGGATCCGGCGAATCTCGACCTTAATTTCTATCTTGGCAGGGCCGCCTTTGAAACAGGCCGCCCCGAAGAAGCGGTCATGGCCTACGAACGCATTCTCATCGCCAACCCGGATGCCCAACAGGCAAAACTGGAACTGGCCCGAGCCCACTTGCAACTGGGCTCGCGGGAGGTGGCCAAGCAATATTTCAAGGAACTGCTCGCCACCAATCCGCCGGAACAGGTGTGGAAGAACATCGAATCCTTCCTTGCATATATCGAGGCCTCGGAACAGAAACATTTTGTCAACGGCACCTTCACCCTCGGGCATGCCTGGGATGACAACGCCCGTTCCGCCCCGGTCAGCGACCGTATTTCCGTAGGGCTGTTCGAATTTCAGCTCACCGGTCCGACCGCCACCCCCCAGAGCGACCAGATCAACACCGCCACATTGATCCTCAATCATATCTACAAAAACGAAGCATATCCCTTCATGTGGAAAACCTCCGCAACCTCTTATAATTCGCTCTACCAGAGCCTGTATGACCTTGCCATAAACTATCTTGGCCTGGCCACCGGCCCGGTTTTCCAAAAAAGCAACTACATCTGGGACGTACAGGCGATCGGATCGTATATCGATGTGGAACATGACCGCTACCAGAGCGCCGTTGGCGCAGCCTCATCCCTGACCGCGATTTTCGCCAAAAATTTCATGGGCACCTTCGCGGTCAAGGCCGAGGAGAAAAACAATTACGTGGACCCTGACCGGGA
Proteins encoded in this window:
- a CDS encoding tetratricopeptide repeat protein, whose translation is MAHSRIHSVLLILALHLSLALPVAADEPASSFPLGKQYFEQGKFAEAYTELYKAFLQDPANLDLNFYLGRAAFETGRPEEAVMAYERILIANPDAQQAKLELARAHLQLGSREVAKQYFKELLATNPPEQVWKNIESFLAYIEASEQKHFVNGTFTLGHAWDDNARSAPVSDRISVGLFEFQLTGPTATPQSDQINTATLILNHIYKNEAYPFMWKTSATSYNSLYQSLYDLAINYLGLATGPVFQKSNYIWDVQAIGSYIDVEHDRYQSAVGAASSLTAIFAKNFMGTFAVKAEEKNNYVDPDRDALNLMISAGPVLLVGPNRLSLLFSLENENAENEINSYDRFGWKLRYDRSLPADFALFAGIGYTSTDYDAELPLFSAFRRDEVQEITAGISRLLWQDTTRHQALIMQLAHTYTNSDSNIDLYTYRKNVTGLNLTVSF
- a CDS encoding heavy-metal-associated domain-containing protein, coding for MPTIQIKGMRCGHCAASVTTALNAIDGISEVNISLEKNEASFTQSKDVPLTTIKSAIAAIGFEVVD
- a CDS encoding HP0495 family protein, which gives rise to MLLNDCKRKVELEYPCPWVYKVIGREEDELRGAIAEVVQARECLVTVSHSSSGGRYLCLDVELVVISAEDREAQYLAFKAHSTVVMVL